Proteins encoded in a region of the Paucibacter sediminis genome:
- a CDS encoding SIR2 family NAD-dependent protein deacylase produces MPEEALLAHAAELVEQADLLVIAAGAGMGVDSGLPDFRGTAGFWQAYPALSAASIDFYSIANPASFAARPRLAWGFYGHRLALYRRTRPHEGFAILRDWGARTERGAIVYTSNVDGQFQQAGFEPDQIWECHGSLLQLQCTRPCGAAIWPAEGFVPELDEARCELLNELPLCPHCGALARPNVLMFGDEAWVDARERAQALEVSRRLAAARKPLVIELGAGTAVPSVRLFGQHVLQRLRGRLLRINLRESRVPSSADVGLGMGALQALRLIAARIGAQ; encoded by the coding sequence ATGCCTGAGGAGGCCTTGCTGGCCCACGCGGCCGAGCTGGTGGAGCAGGCCGATCTGCTGGTGATCGCCGCCGGCGCCGGCATGGGCGTGGATTCCGGCCTGCCGGACTTCCGCGGCACGGCGGGCTTCTGGCAGGCCTACCCGGCCTTGTCAGCGGCCAGCATCGATTTCTACAGCATCGCCAACCCGGCCAGCTTTGCCGCGCGGCCGCGCCTGGCCTGGGGCTTTTACGGCCACCGGCTGGCGCTGTACCGGCGCACCCGGCCGCACGAGGGCTTTGCGATCCTGCGCGACTGGGGCGCGCGCACCGAGCGTGGCGCCATCGTCTACACCAGCAATGTGGACGGGCAGTTCCAGCAGGCCGGTTTCGAGCCCGACCAGATCTGGGAATGCCATGGCTCACTGCTGCAGCTGCAATGCACGCGGCCCTGCGGCGCGGCGATCTGGCCGGCCGAGGGTTTTGTGCCCGAGCTCGACGAGGCGCGCTGCGAGCTGCTCAACGAGCTGCCGCTGTGCCCGCATTGCGGTGCGCTGGCGCGGCCGAATGTGCTGATGTTTGGCGATGAGGCCTGGGTCGATGCGCGCGAGCGGGCACAGGCCCTCGAGGTGTCGCGCCGGCTGGCGGCGGCCAGGAAGCCGCTGGTGATCGAGCTCGGCGCCGGCACGGCGGTGCCCTCGGTGCGCCTGTTCGGCCAGCATGTGCTGCAGCGCCTGCGCGGGCGTTTGCTGCGCATCAATCTGCGCGAGTCGCGGGTGCCGAGTTCGGCCGATGTGGGCCTGGGCATGGGCGCGCTGCAGGCCTTGCGCCTGATCGCTGCGCGCATCGGCGCTCAGTGA
- the uvrA gene encoding excinuclease ABC subunit UvrA produces the protein MSEGTIRIRGARQHNLKNLDLDLHTGELTVVTGPSGSGKSSLVFDTLYAEGQRRYVETFSAYARQFLDRMDRPAVDKVDGVPPAIAIDQTNPVRTSRSTVGTMTELNDHLKLLFARAASLYDRKTALPVRHDTAQTIYAELMARTATSDPRLVLSFPVELPANTSSEQVQQWLAASGFTRIQAERQVGDRKILDVVADRFRIQGADKQRAMEAIELSLKRGGARLNVYVMPTEEGAEPELWRYSTGLHCPDSDLRYQEPQPPLFSFNSAMGACETCRGFGRVIGVDMGLVIPDERKTLRNGAIKPLQTPAWKECQDDLIKYAGEAGIPRDTAWSQLSEAQRDWVVGGTPNWKGSWNKQWYGVKRFFEYLESKAYKMHIRVLLSKYRSYTECPACRGARLKTESLLWRVGSKALADAALPAAQRVMPAGVDWDRGQLEALEGLCLHDLMQLPIHRLRRFMDELQLPSTMLDEALKLLLDEIRNRLKYLCDVGIGYLTLDRQSRTLSGGEVQRINLTTALGTSLVNTLFVLDEPSIGLHPRDMNRIVQAMQRLRDAGNTLVVVEHDPAVMLAADRLIDMGPGPGEKGGAIVFDGTPEQIRSADTLTGAYLGARKQVGMGLKRIVEASTPRLILEGVREHNLKNVSVEFPLQRMVVVTGVSGSGKSSLMQDVLYPALARHFGQATETPGAHDRLLGADWLADAVFVDQSPIGKTARSNPASYVGAFDEIRKLFADAPVARERSYSAGMFSFNAGDGRCATCGGSGFEHVEMQFLSDVYLRCPDCDGRRYRAEMLDVKLSLGERELSVADVLDLTVSEAVQLFKDSREVLVKLQPIVDVGLEYIKLGQPVPTLSGGEAQRLKLAGFLAEAASGKARQAVARKGTLFLFDEPTTGLHFDDIAKLMRAMRKLLSAGHSLILIEHNLDVIRAADWLIDLGPEGGEDGGELVCQGTPEEVREHPHSHTAQALREYALHMDRPAMKVEEGRPLQSLVRAKRKATEEAIRIVNAREHNLKSLDVSIPRGKFNVITGVSGSGKSTLAFDILFNEGQRRYLESLNAYARSIVQPAGRPEVDAVWGIPPTVAIEQRLSRGGRKSTVATTTEVWHFLRLLYVKLGVQHCVHDGMPVKPQSVESIAAQLLRDYRGQHIGLLAPLVVNRKGLYTDLAKWAKARGHSHLRVDGEFLPTAPWPRLDRFKEHTLELPVGDLIVSVDREAELRELLAKALDHGKGVLHVLAPLDELKAAIAGGRSTAAIGQVKVFSTKRACPACGTSYPELDPRLFSYNSKHGWCGSCVGTGLALTREQRRALDESLQDKDNRGREQSFPAEEAEIEGLADQPCPDCQGSRLNPTARSVTFEAQAISTVASWSVGEARAWVEGLRLHGRDADIARDVVSEIKGRLEFLEEVGLGYLTLDRAAPTLSGGEAQRIRLAAQLGSNLQGVCYVLDEPTIGLHPRDNQILLKALGTLGDKGNTLVVVEHDEDTIRRADHIIDIGPGAGKRGGHVVAQGSVAQLSAAADSVTGRFLARPLIHPLQARREIDPAAPKLSILNASLHNLRRVTVDVPLHRLVAVTGVSGSGKSTLARDVLLANMAQAVPLRRAPNAWIGCDGIEGHAQVDRVLEVDQTPIGKTPRSCPATYIGFWDAIRKLFAETLESKARGYAAGRFSFNTGEGRCPGCEGQGMKTIEMSFLPDVKVLCDQCHGQRFNPETLNVSWKGKSIGDVLAMEVDEAVEFFAAMPSIAHPLQLLKDVGLGYLTLGQPSPTLSGGEAQRIKLVSELVKVRDDVARRGQKAPHTLYVLDEPTVGLHMADVERLIRVLHRLVAGGHSVVVIEHDLDVIAEADWVIDLGPEGGTAGGAVVLAGTPEALVRSGSHSGVALKPVLARVAHA, from the coding sequence GAGCTGAACGATCACCTCAAGCTGCTGTTCGCGCGCGCCGCCTCGCTTTACGACCGCAAGACCGCGCTGCCGGTGCGGCACGACACGGCGCAGACGATTTACGCCGAGCTGATGGCCCGAACGGCAACATCTGACCCCCGCCTGGTGCTGAGCTTTCCGGTTGAGCTGCCGGCCAACACCAGCAGCGAGCAGGTGCAGCAATGGCTCGCGGCCAGCGGCTTCACGCGCATCCAGGCCGAGCGCCAGGTGGGCGATCGCAAGATCCTCGACGTGGTGGCCGATCGCTTCCGCATCCAGGGCGCCGACAAGCAGCGCGCGATGGAGGCGATCGAGCTTTCGCTCAAGCGCGGCGGTGCGCGCCTGAATGTATATGTCATGCCGACGGAGGAGGGCGCTGAGCCCGAGCTCTGGCGCTACTCCACCGGCCTGCACTGCCCCGACAGCGATCTGCGCTACCAGGAGCCGCAGCCGCCGCTGTTCTCCTTCAACTCGGCCATGGGCGCCTGCGAAACCTGCCGCGGCTTCGGCCGCGTGATCGGCGTGGACATGGGCCTGGTGATTCCCGACGAGCGCAAGACCCTGCGCAATGGCGCGATCAAGCCGCTGCAGACGCCGGCCTGGAAGGAATGCCAGGACGATCTGATCAAGTACGCCGGCGAGGCCGGCATCCCGCGCGACACCGCCTGGAGCCAGCTCAGCGAGGCGCAGCGCGATTGGGTGGTGGGCGGCACGCCCAACTGGAAGGGCAGCTGGAACAAGCAGTGGTATGGCGTCAAGCGCTTCTTCGAATACCTGGAGAGCAAGGCCTACAAGATGCACATCCGCGTGCTCTTGTCCAAGTACCGCAGCTATACCGAATGCCCGGCCTGCCGCGGCGCGCGCCTGAAGACCGAATCGCTGCTCTGGCGCGTCGGCTCCAAGGCGCTGGCCGATGCCGCCCTGCCGGCCGCGCAACGCGTGATGCCCGCGGGCGTGGATTGGGACCGCGGCCAGCTGGAGGCCCTGGAGGGCCTGTGCCTGCACGACCTGATGCAGCTGCCCATCCACCGCCTGCGCCGCTTCATGGACGAGCTGCAGCTGCCCAGCACCATGCTGGACGAGGCCTTGAAGCTGCTGCTGGACGAGATCCGCAACCGCCTCAAATACCTCTGCGATGTGGGCATCGGCTACCTGACGCTGGACCGCCAGAGCCGCACGCTGTCCGGCGGCGAGGTGCAGCGCATCAACCTCACCACCGCGCTGGGCACCTCGCTGGTGAACACGCTCTTCGTGCTGGACGAGCCCAGCATCGGCCTGCATCCGCGCGACATGAACCGCATCGTGCAGGCCATGCAGCGCCTGCGCGATGCCGGCAACACCCTGGTGGTGGTGGAGCATGACCCGGCCGTGATGCTGGCGGCCGACCGCCTCATCGACATGGGCCCGGGCCCGGGCGAGAAGGGCGGCGCCATCGTGTTCGACGGCACGCCCGAGCAGATCCGCTCGGCCGACACCCTCACCGGTGCCTACCTGGGTGCGCGCAAGCAGGTGGGCATGGGGCTCAAGCGCATCGTCGAGGCCAGCACGCCGCGGCTGATCCTGGAAGGCGTGCGCGAGCACAACCTGAAGAACGTCAGCGTCGAGTTCCCGCTGCAGCGCATGGTGGTGGTGACGGGCGTGTCGGGCTCGGGCAAGAGCTCGCTGATGCAGGACGTGCTCTACCCGGCGCTGGCGCGCCATTTCGGCCAGGCCACCGAGACGCCCGGCGCGCACGACCGGCTCTTGGGCGCGGACTGGCTCGCGGACGCGGTGTTCGTCGACCAGTCCCCCATTGGCAAGACCGCGCGCTCCAACCCGGCGAGTTATGTCGGCGCCTTCGACGAGATCCGCAAGCTGTTTGCCGATGCGCCGGTGGCGCGCGAGCGCAGCTACAGCGCCGGCATGTTCAGCTTCAATGCCGGCGACGGCCGCTGCGCCACCTGCGGCGGCTCGGGCTTCGAGCATGTGGAGATGCAGTTCCTCTCCGACGTCTACCTGCGCTGCCCCGATTGCGACGGGCGCCGCTACCGCGCCGAGATGCTGGATGTGAAGCTGTCGCTCGGCGAGCGCGAGTTGAGCGTCGCCGATGTGCTGGACCTCACCGTCAGCGAGGCGGTGCAGCTCTTCAAGGACAGCCGCGAGGTGCTTGTAAAGCTGCAGCCCATCGTCGACGTGGGCCTGGAATACATCAAGCTGGGCCAGCCCGTGCCCACGCTCTCGGGCGGCGAGGCGCAGCGCCTCAAGCTGGCCGGCTTCCTGGCCGAGGCGGCGAGCGGCAAGGCGCGCCAGGCGGTCGCCAGGAAGGGCACGCTCTTCCTCTTCGACGAGCCCACCACCGGCCTGCATTTCGACGACATCGCCAAGCTCATGCGCGCGATGCGCAAGCTGCTCTCGGCCGGGCACTCGCTGATCCTGATCGAGCACAACCTCGACGTGATACGCGCGGCCGACTGGCTGATCGACCTCGGCCCCGAGGGCGGCGAGGACGGCGGCGAGCTGGTCTGCCAGGGCACGCCCGAGGAGGTGCGCGAGCACCCGCATTCGCACACGGCCCAGGCCCTGCGCGAATACGCCCTGCACATGGACCGTCCGGCCATGAAGGTCGAGGAGGGCCGCCCGCTGCAGAGCCTGGTGCGCGCCAAGCGCAAGGCAACCGAAGAAGCGATCCGCATCGTCAACGCGCGCGAGCACAACCTCAAGTCGCTGGACGTGAGCATCCCGCGCGGCAAGTTCAACGTCATCACCGGGGTCTCGGGTTCGGGCAAGTCGACCCTGGCCTTCGACATCCTCTTCAACGAGGGCCAGCGCCGCTACCTGGAGTCGCTCAATGCCTATGCGCGCTCCATCGTGCAGCCGGCCGGCCGGCCCGAGGTCGATGCGGTATGGGGCATCCCGCCCACGGTGGCGATCGAGCAGCGCCTCTCGCGCGGCGGCCGCAAGAGCACGGTGGCCACCACCACCGAGGTCTGGCATTTTTTACGCCTGCTCTATGTGAAGCTGGGCGTGCAGCATTGCGTGCACGACGGCATGCCGGTGAAGCCGCAGAGCGTGGAGTCCATCGCCGCCCAGCTGCTGCGTGACTACCGCGGCCAGCACATCGGCCTGCTGGCACCCCTGGTGGTGAACCGCAAGGGCCTTTACACCGACCTGGCCAAGTGGGCCAAGGCGCGCGGCCACAGCCATTTGCGCGTGGACGGCGAGTTCTTGCCCACGGCGCCCTGGCCGCGCCTGGACCGCTTCAAGGAGCACACGCTGGAGCTGCCGGTGGGTGATCTGATCGTCAGCGTGGACAGGGAGGCCGAGTTGCGCGAGCTGCTCGCCAAGGCGCTGGACCATGGCAAGGGCGTGCTGCATGTGCTGGCGCCGCTGGACGAGCTGAAGGCGGCCATTGCCGGCGGCCGCTCCACCGCGGCGATCGGCCAGGTGAAGGTGTTTTCCACCAAGCGCGCCTGCCCGGCCTGCGGCACCAGCTATCCCGAGCTGGACCCGCGCCTGTTCTCCTACAACAGCAAGCATGGCTGGTGCGGCAGCTGCGTGGGGACAGGTCTTGCCCTCACGCGCGAACAGCGCCGCGCTTTGGACGAATCGCTGCAGGACAAGGACAACCGCGGCCGCGAGCAAAGCTTCCCGGCCGAGGAGGCCGAGATCGAGGGCCTGGCCGACCAACCCTGCCCGGACTGCCAGGGCTCGCGCCTGAACCCGACCGCGCGCTCGGTCACCTTCGAAGCCCAGGCCATCTCCACGGTGGCCTCCTGGAGCGTGGGCGAGGCGCGAGCGTGGGTTGAGGGTCTCAGGCTTCATGGCCGTGATGCCGACATCGCCCGCGACGTGGTGAGCGAGATCAAGGGCCGGCTGGAGTTCCTGGAAGAAGTGGGCCTGGGCTATCTGACCCTGGACCGCGCCGCGCCCACGCTCTCGGGCGGCGAGGCGCAGCGCATCCGCCTGGCGGCGCAGCTGGGCTCGAACCTGCAGGGCGTCTGCTATGTGCTGGACGAGCCCACCATCGGCCTGCACCCGCGCGACAACCAGATCCTGCTCAAGGCCCTGGGCACGCTGGGCGACAAGGGCAACACCCTGGTGGTGGTGGAGCACGACGAGGACACCATACGCCGCGCCGACCACATCATCGACATCGGCCCCGGCGCCGGCAAGCGCGGTGGCCATGTGGTGGCGCAGGGGTCGGTGGCCCAGCTCTCGGCGGCGGCCGATTCGGTCACCGGCCGCTTCCTGGCGCGGCCGTTGATCCATCCGCTGCAGGCACGGCGCGAGATTGACCCTGCAGCGCCCAAGCTCAGCATCCTGAATGCCAGCCTGCACAATCTGCGCCGCGTCACCGTGGATGTGCCGCTGCACCGGCTGGTGGCGGTGACGGGCGTGTCGGGCTCGGGCAAGAGCACGCTGGCGCGCGATGTGCTGCTGGCCAATATGGCCCAGGCCGTGCCGCTGCGGCGTGCGCCCAATGCCTGGATCGGTTGCGATGGCATTGAAGGCCATGCGCAGGTGGACCGCGTGCTGGAAGTGGACCAGACCCCCATCGGCAAGACCCCGCGTTCCTGCCCGGCCACCTATATCGGTTTCTGGGACGCGATCCGCAAGCTCTTCGCCGAGACCCTGGAGTCCAAGGCGCGCGGCTATGCGGCCGGGCGCTTCTCCTTCAACACCGGCGAGGGCCGCTGCCCCGGCTGCGAGGGCCAGGGCATGAAGACCATCGAGATGAGCTTCCTGCCGGATGTGAAGGTGCTGTGCGACCAATGCCATGGCCAGCGCTTCAACCCCGAGACGCTGAACGTCAGCTGGAAGGGCAAGAGCATCGGCGATGTGCTGGCCATGGAGGTGGACGAGGCGGTGGAGTTCTTTGCCGCCATGCCCTCCATCGCCCATCCGCTGCAGCTGCTCAAGGACGTGGGCCTGGGCTATCTGACCCTGGGCCAGCCCTCGCCCACGCTCTCGGGCGGCGAGGCGCAGCGCATCAAGCTGGTGAGCGAGCTGGTCAAGGTGCGCGACGATGTGGCGCGCCGCGGCCAGAAGGCGCCGCACACCCTGTACGTGCTGGACGAGCCCACCGTGGGCCTGCACATGGCCGATGTGGAGCGCCTCATCCGCGTGCTGCACCGCCTGGTGGCGGGCGGGCATTCGGTGGTGGTGATCGAGCATGACCTGGACGTGATCGCCGAGGCCGACTGGGTCATCGACCTGGGCCCCGAGGGCGGCACGGCCGGCGGCGCGGTGGTGCTGGCCGGCACGCCAGAGGCGCTGGTGCGAAGCGGCAGCCATTCGGGCGTGGCGCTCAAGCCGGTGCTGGCGCGCGTGGCGCATGCCTGA